One genomic region from Sphingobacterium multivorum encodes:
- a CDS encoding endonuclease MutS2, whose translation MVYPINAIAKLGFSEIKDKIKQKCLSESGRELVEKIQPQTRFDQIDRFLRQTSEFKDLLMNDGAFPVENFFPLKSIIEKARVEGAFLFEDEFFRVLLSLKTVYAIIRYFNEREGLYPNLEVLFEHLPIEKGIIRDIEMVIDERGKLKNNASRLLLEITQQIQRAEQEALKRINSIFKSAQDSGWTADGNLTIRDGRLCIPILAENKRKLKGLIHDESATGQTAYIEPEEVFQLNNKIRDLEFERRREVIRILVELTDKVRPHIPLLLSYHSLLTKVDFVRAKALFALDIEAEMPELSKEAEINLVNGRHPLLLLNQHHIVVPLNIQIDHIQRIIVVSGPNAGGKSVCMKTVGLLQIMVQSGLLIPAEPTSKVGVFKQIFADIGDDQSIESDLSTYSAHLSKMKYFTEFANGRTLVLIDEFGTGTDPLFGGPIAEAVLESLNKKQIRGVVTTHYSNLKVFASNTTGLENASMLFDNREMKPMYILQIGKPGSSYAFEIAQKIGLGKDILESAKSKIGVQQKKVDTLLIDLEREKKEVFDTKVAINKREKELESIKSDYLELQSYLEENKRVILKKAKEEAQQIIKSSNKLIENTVAQIKSAKADKEKTRELRSNLDKALQAVLPKEQKPVKQIVNEKTPESTVLNIGDWVQIIDNGAEAQIVEIAKNNLILAMGELRTVQKRKNVIKLEGREGKKSAKSLSKSLSSSSVADFKPELDLRGMRTEDALHELERVLDRAVMIGYPSLKIIHGKGDGILRKFIRDYLRKYSHVSRFEDEHQDRGGDGITYAYL comes from the coding sequence ATGGTATATCCAATAAATGCAATTGCTAAACTCGGGTTTTCCGAGATAAAAGATAAAATAAAACAAAAATGCCTAAGCGAGTCTGGGCGTGAATTAGTTGAAAAAATTCAACCTCAAACCCGGTTTGACCAAATCGACCGATTTCTAAGACAGACCAGCGAGTTTAAGGATCTTCTGATGAATGATGGCGCATTTCCAGTTGAAAATTTCTTTCCGCTTAAATCCATTATTGAGAAAGCTCGGGTGGAGGGCGCGTTCTTATTTGAAGATGAATTCTTTCGGGTATTGTTATCCCTCAAGACTGTTTACGCTATTATCCGCTATTTTAATGAACGGGAAGGACTCTATCCTAATCTAGAGGTCTTGTTTGAGCATTTACCGATTGAGAAGGGGATTATTCGCGATATCGAAATGGTCATTGACGAGCGTGGAAAGCTTAAAAATAATGCTTCCCGATTACTATTGGAAATAACCCAACAGATTCAACGGGCAGAACAGGAGGCGCTTAAACGTATCAATAGTATCTTTAAGAGCGCACAGGACAGTGGCTGGACAGCGGATGGGAATTTGACCATACGGGATGGAAGGCTCTGTATTCCTATTCTTGCGGAAAATAAAAGAAAGCTCAAAGGTTTGATTCATGATGAGTCCGCTACGGGACAAACGGCTTATATAGAGCCTGAAGAAGTATTTCAGTTAAATAATAAAATTAGGGATCTAGAGTTTGAACGTAGGCGTGAGGTCATCCGTATTTTAGTCGAACTAACGGACAAGGTCCGGCCACATATTCCGCTCTTGCTTTCCTATCACAGCCTATTAACCAAAGTAGATTTTGTGCGAGCGAAAGCACTTTTTGCCTTGGATATTGAGGCGGAGATGCCCGAGTTATCGAAGGAGGCTGAGATTAATTTGGTCAATGGTCGACACCCGCTTCTATTGCTGAATCAGCATCATATTGTTGTTCCATTGAACATTCAAATCGATCATATTCAGCGTATTATTGTTGTATCGGGGCCGAATGCTGGTGGGAAATCTGTGTGTATGAAAACGGTTGGTCTTTTGCAAATCATGGTGCAATCGGGCTTATTAATACCAGCGGAACCAACAAGTAAAGTCGGTGTTTTTAAGCAGATATTTGCAGATATAGGGGATGATCAATCCATTGAAAGTGACTTAAGTACCTACAGTGCGCATCTATCCAAAATGAAATATTTTACAGAGTTTGCAAATGGACGTACTTTGGTACTGATCGATGAGTTTGGAACCGGTACCGACCCTTTGTTTGGTGGACCTATTGCTGAGGCTGTATTGGAATCCCTTAACAAAAAACAAATCAGGGGAGTTGTGACCACCCACTATTCAAATCTCAAAGTTTTTGCCAGCAATACGACAGGTCTGGAAAATGCTTCAATGTTATTTGATAATCGCGAAATGAAACCGATGTATATCCTACAAATTGGTAAGCCAGGAAGCTCTTATGCTTTTGAAATCGCACAGAAAATAGGATTAGGTAAGGATATTTTGGAGTCTGCTAAAAGTAAAATTGGTGTTCAGCAGAAGAAGGTAGATACATTATTGATCGATCTTGAGCGAGAAAAGAAGGAGGTGTTTGATACAAAAGTTGCTATTAATAAGCGTGAAAAGGAACTGGAGTCAATTAAATCGGATTATTTGGAATTACAAAGTTATTTAGAAGAAAATAAACGTGTAATTTTGAAGAAGGCGAAAGAGGAAGCGCAGCAAATTATTAAAAGTTCGAACAAGCTAATCGAAAATACGGTAGCGCAGATCAAATCTGCAAAAGCAGATAAGGAGAAAACTCGTGAGTTGCGCAGCAATTTGGATAAGGCACTTCAAGCTGTTCTTCCCAAAGAGCAAAAACCAGTAAAACAAATCGTCAACGAGAAAACACCGGAATCCACTGTATTAAATATTGGGGATTGGGTGCAAATTATTGATAATGGAGCTGAAGCGCAGATTGTCGAAATTGCAAAGAACAACCTTATTCTTGCCATGGGTGAACTGCGTACTGTTCAAAAGCGAAAGAATGTGATTAAACTCGAGGGACGGGAAGGGAAGAAGTCTGCAAAAAGTCTATCAAAATCATTATCTTCCAGTAGTGTAGCTGATTTCAAGCCAGAACTTGATTTAAGAGGCATGCGCACAGAAGACGCACTGCATGAATTAGAACGTGTTCTGGATCGGGCCGTCATGATAGGTTACCCGTCCTTAAAAATTATTCATGGTAAAGGCGATGGTATTTTGCGCAAATTTATTCGCGACTACCTTCGTAAATATAGCCATGTAAGTCGTTTTGAGGATGAACACCAAGATCGTGGGGGCGATGGTATAACTTACGCTTATCTATAG
- a CDS encoding MgtC/SapB family protein encodes MENIINFLTSEPLLNALTSILCGSLIGFEREYRNKSAGFRTVVLICFGSAMFTIISCLFIGNSTDRVAANIVTGIGFIGAGVIFKGKLSVSGLTTAAVIWATAGIGMFAGLGQLVYAISFAVFMVVILALFQRIEILLARYYLVRSLHVKFSSNEFYHLHEFEQLALDFKIKATRRVIEKINGKLEVMYDISGKMTDLDRFNQQLAGSLVIDEFYYNK; translated from the coding sequence ATGGAGAATATCATTAACTTTTTGACTAGTGAGCCTTTGTTAAACGCTCTCACTTCAATTCTGTGTGGCAGTTTAATTGGTTTTGAACGTGAGTATAGGAATAAATCTGCTGGATTTCGGACGGTAGTGCTTATTTGTTTCGGTTCGGCAATGTTTACGATTATTTCCTGTTTGTTTATTGGCAATAGTACTGATCGCGTTGCTGCAAATATTGTGACTGGTATAGGCTTTATTGGTGCTGGTGTGATCTTTAAGGGCAAACTATCGGTTAGTGGTCTCACAACAGCGGCCGTTATTTGGGCGACAGCTGGTATTGGCATGTTTGCCGGATTGGGGCAACTGGTTTATGCGATTTCCTTTGCTGTTTTTATGGTGGTGATACTCGCGCTTTTTCAGCGGATCGAAATTCTTCTGGCTCGTTATTACCTAGTTCGTTCTCTACATGTAAAATTTAGTTCCAATGAGTTTTATCACTTACATGAGTTTGAACAATTGGCATTGGATTTTAAGATTAAAGCTACCAGGCGTGTTATTGAAAAGATCAATGGAAAGTTGGAAGTTATGTATGATATTTCTGGTAAAATGACTGATTTAGATCGTTTTAACCAACAATTGGCAGGCTCATTAGTTATAGATGAGTTTTACTATAACAAATAA
- the gdhA gene encoding NADP-specific glutamate dehydrogenase, with amino-acid sequence MSKNFNEFISIVEKRNPNEPEFLQAVKEVTEDLFPYITENHPDFFDQKILERLTEPERIISFRVTWLDDNHQVQVNRGYRVQMNSSIGPYKGGLRFAPSVNQSILKFLAFEQVFKNSLTGLPIGGGKGGADFDPKGKSDNEIMRFCQSFMTELYRHIGADTDVPAGDIGVGGREIGFLFGQFKRLQNNFTGVLTGKGELWGGSYIRPEATGYGLLYFVDCIFKYQGKSLQGKVATVSGAGNVAFYAVEKAVQLGAKVITVSNSLGTLYDPDGFDAEKMAFGATLGRNLDQYPARYPNAQFLPGQKPWQFKCDIALPCATQNELEESDAKALVANGCTCVAEGANMPSTAEAIKVFLDAKISFAPGKAANAGGVAVSGLEMSQNSIRTQWCTEEVDNRLKTIMESIHETCLKYGQDSGFVNYLKGANIGGFIKVANAMKAQGIV; translated from the coding sequence ATGTCAAAAAACTTTAACGAGTTCATTTCAATCGTTGAGAAACGTAATCCAAATGAACCAGAATTCTTACAAGCTGTAAAGGAAGTTACTGAGGATTTATTTCCTTATATCACTGAAAATCATCCCGATTTTTTCGACCAAAAAATTCTTGAGAGACTTACTGAACCTGAGCGTATTATATCTTTTCGCGTAACATGGTTGGATGATAACCACCAAGTACAGGTAAATCGTGGCTATCGTGTTCAAATGAACAGTTCAATCGGCCCATATAAAGGTGGTCTCCGCTTCGCTCCATCTGTTAACCAAAGTATTTTAAAATTCCTCGCTTTTGAGCAAGTATTTAAAAATAGCTTAACAGGACTACCAATTGGTGGTGGTAAAGGGGGGGCTGATTTTGACCCTAAAGGTAAATCAGACAATGAAATTATGCGTTTTTGTCAAAGCTTTATGACCGAACTTTATCGTCATATTGGCGCGGATACAGACGTTCCTGCGGGCGACATTGGCGTTGGCGGACGCGAAATAGGCTTCTTATTTGGTCAATTTAAACGACTTCAAAACAATTTTACAGGTGTTCTAACAGGTAAAGGTGAATTATGGGGTGGATCATATATTCGTCCTGAAGCGACCGGTTATGGGCTCCTATATTTTGTTGACTGTATCTTCAAATATCAGGGAAAATCTTTACAAGGTAAAGTAGCTACAGTATCTGGTGCTGGCAACGTAGCCTTTTACGCTGTTGAAAAAGCCGTTCAACTTGGAGCCAAAGTAATTACGGTATCAAATAGCCTGGGTACACTTTATGACCCCGATGGTTTTGACGCTGAAAAAATGGCATTTGGGGCTACTTTGGGAAGAAACCTCGATCAGTACCCAGCGCGCTATCCGAACGCCCAATTCTTACCTGGTCAAAAGCCATGGCAGTTTAAGTGTGATATCGCATTGCCGTGTGCAACACAAAATGAATTAGAAGAATCGGATGCTAAAGCGCTTGTTGCAAATGGTTGTACGTGCGTAGCTGAAGGCGCCAATATGCCTTCTACTGCTGAAGCTATTAAAGTTTTTCTAGACGCAAAAATTAGTTTTGCGCCTGGTAAAGCTGCGAATGCTGGTGGTGTTGCTGTCAGCGGTTTGGAAATGTCTCAAAACTCAATCCGTACACAATGGTGTACAGAAGAAGTTGACAATCGCTTAAAAACCATTATGGAAAGCATTCACGAAACTTGTTTGAAATATGGTCAAGACAGTGGATTTGTTAATTATTTGAAAGGTGCCAATATTGGTGGTTTTATAAAAGTCGCTAACGCGATGAAAGCACAAGGTATCGTATAA
- a CDS encoding sulfate adenylyltransferase subunit 1: MNILKFITAGSVDDGKSTLIGRLLYDTNSILDDQLEAIQRANRKNDDGTVDLAILTDGLKAEREQGITIDVAYKYFQTEHRKYIIADAPGHIQYTRNMVTGASNSDLIIILVDARKGVIEQTKRHSFIAKLLAMKQVLVCINKMDMVDYSASVFEQIKADYITLANNLGLKDIDFIPVSALKGDNIVHKSERMSWYAGESLLDYLENVEIHEQEAASWRFPVQWVVRPQTDDLHDYRGYAGRVLGEGLTVGDQVIVYPAETYSTIQAIELNGQQLQRAENGQSVIVHLSDDVDISRGDTIASVEQPPKFERNIQANLCWFDNKPLDTAQVYLVQSHGKLTKVKILDVLYKFDINTQEKIYNDPIKLNDIGRIAIKSAENLVFDLQQENPANSQAIVIDPRTNLTVGALMIQAVD; this comes from the coding sequence ATGAATATATTGAAATTTATAACGGCCGGTTCTGTAGATGATGGTAAAAGTACCTTGATTGGCCGATTACTATATGATACAAACTCCATTTTGGACGACCAATTGGAAGCTATACAGCGTGCCAACCGGAAAAATGACGATGGGACTGTAGACTTGGCCATATTGACTGATGGACTTAAAGCTGAACGTGAACAAGGCATAACAATTGATGTAGCCTATAAATATTTCCAGACTGAACACCGAAAATATATTATAGCCGATGCTCCAGGACATATCCAATACACCAGAAACATGGTAACTGGAGCTTCCAATTCAGATCTCATAATCATTCTGGTTGATGCACGCAAAGGCGTAATAGAGCAAACAAAACGTCATTCTTTCATAGCCAAATTATTGGCCATGAAACAAGTTTTGGTCTGCATAAACAAGATGGATATGGTCGATTATAGCGCTTCTGTTTTCGAACAGATCAAGGCTGATTATATAACTTTAGCTAACAATCTCGGACTTAAGGATATTGATTTCATACCTGTTTCAGCCTTAAAAGGAGACAATATTGTACATAAGTCCGAAAGAATGAGCTGGTATGCAGGCGAATCTTTATTGGATTACCTGGAAAATGTAGAAATTCACGAACAGGAAGCAGCCAGTTGGAGGTTTCCCGTCCAATGGGTTGTAAGACCACAAACCGATGATTTACACGACTATAGAGGTTATGCAGGTCGAGTACTAGGAGAGGGGCTCACGGTTGGTGACCAGGTTATTGTTTATCCAGCAGAAACATATAGCACAATTCAAGCGATTGAATTAAACGGGCAACAACTTCAACGGGCTGAAAACGGACAATCTGTCATTGTACACCTCAGTGACGATGTCGACATTAGTCGCGGCGATACCATTGCAAGTGTAGAACAGCCGCCAAAGTTTGAGCGCAATATTCAAGCAAACTTATGTTGGTTCGACAATAAACCTTTGGATACTGCGCAAGTTTATCTTGTCCAAAGCCACGGTAAATTAACCAAGGTTAAGATTTTAGATGTGTTATACAAATTTGATATCAATACACAGGAAAAAATATATAATGATCCAATCAAACTAAATGATATTGGTCGAATAGCCATTAAGTCCGCTGAGAATCTAGTATTTGATCTGCAGCAGGAAAATCCGGCAAATTCTCAAGCGATTGTTATTGATCCACGGACAAATCTAACCGTTGGTGCTTTAATGATTCAGGCAGTCGATTAA
- the cysD gene encoding sulfate adenylyltransferase subunit CysD encodes MDYLDHLEAEAIYILREVAGQFEKPALLFSGGKDSITLVHLAKKAFRPGKFPFPLVHIDTGHNFPETITFRDSLIEDIGEKLIVGYVQDSIDQGKVVEQKGKNASRNALQTVTLLDTIAKHGFDACIGGARRDEEKARAKERIFSVRDEFGQWDPKRQRPELWSIFNGKINKGENVRVFPISNWTELDVWNYIKREQIALPSIYFSHERDVITRNGQLMAAASFLNIDADDIIERKSVRFRTVGDMTCTAAVDSTATELDDIIAEIKASTVSERGARMDDKVSEAAMEERKKQGYF; translated from the coding sequence ATGGACTATTTAGATCATTTAGAAGCGGAAGCAATATATATTTTAAGGGAGGTAGCCGGACAATTTGAAAAACCAGCGCTATTATTCTCTGGTGGTAAGGACTCCATTACACTTGTTCACTTGGCAAAAAAAGCATTTAGGCCTGGTAAATTTCCTTTTCCATTAGTTCATATTGACACTGGTCACAATTTTCCTGAGACAATCACTTTCAGGGATTCATTGATTGAAGACATAGGAGAAAAACTTATCGTTGGTTATGTTCAAGACAGCATTGATCAAGGAAAAGTCGTTGAGCAAAAAGGAAAAAATGCAAGTCGGAACGCCTTGCAAACAGTTACCTTACTCGATACAATCGCTAAACATGGTTTTGATGCCTGTATCGGTGGCGCACGTCGGGACGAAGAAAAAGCGCGTGCTAAGGAAAGAATCTTCTCCGTGCGTGATGAATTTGGACAATGGGATCCGAAACGCCAAAGACCTGAGCTGTGGAGCATCTTTAATGGCAAAATAAACAAAGGCGAAAATGTACGGGTGTTTCCTATTTCAAACTGGACTGAGCTCGATGTTTGGAACTATATTAAACGTGAACAGATTGCATTGCCATCGATTTATTTCAGCCATGAGCGGGATGTTATTACCCGCAATGGGCAACTGATGGCTGCTGCCTCATTCTTAAATATCGATGCTGATGATATCATAGAACGCAAATCTGTACGTTTCAGAACTGTAGGCGACATGACTTGTACAGCAGCCGTAGATTCAACAGCAACGGAGCTAGATGATATTATCGCCGAAATCAAGGCTTCAACAGTAAGTGAACGTGGCGCTAGAATGGACGATAAGGTATCGGAAGCAGCCATGGAAGAGCGTAAAAAACAAGGATACTTTTAA
- a CDS encoding phosphoadenylyl-sulfate reductase produces MNVKEIKEIIGEKKGVELLQTIASLFPNEVVFSTSFGIEDQVITEWIGKNNINIEIFTLDTGRLFKETYSLWSRTLERYQLRIKTYTADATLLEDFISRKGPNSFYESVENRKECCRIRKIEPLQRAIKGKKIWVTGIRSDQSINRHDMDFIEYDETNQIIKIHPLFDWTFEEVKNYCKEQYIPYNVLHDKGFPSIGCQPCTRAIQEGEDFRAGRWWWEDQSKKECGLHAVKS; encoded by the coding sequence ATGAACGTTAAGGAAATTAAAGAAATTATTGGCGAAAAAAAAGGAGTGGAGCTCTTACAAACAATAGCCTCACTATTTCCTAATGAGGTAGTTTTTTCAACCTCTTTCGGTATTGAGGATCAAGTAATCACTGAATGGATCGGTAAGAATAATATTAATATCGAAATATTTACACTGGATACTGGAAGACTGTTCAAAGAAACCTATTCCCTGTGGAGCCGCACCTTAGAGCGTTATCAGTTGCGTATTAAAACATATACTGCGGATGCAACATTGTTGGAAGATTTTATCAGCAGAAAAGGTCCAAACTCCTTTTATGAGTCGGTTGAGAATCGGAAGGAATGTTGTAGGATAAGGAAAATTGAACCTTTACAACGCGCGATTAAAGGGAAAAAAATTTGGGTAACGGGCATCCGATCAGATCAATCCATCAATCGCCACGACATGGACTTTATCGAATACGATGAAACAAACCAAATCATCAAAATCCATCCTTTATTTGACTGGACTTTTGAGGAAGTTAAAAATTATTGTAAAGAGCAATATATTCCGTACAATGTGCTACACGACAAGGGTTTCCCAAGTATCGGTTGTCAACCTTGTACAAGAGCAATACAAGAAGGAGAGGACTTCCGCGCTGGTAGATGGTGGTGGGAAGATCAAAGTAAAAAAGAATGTGGTTTGCACGCCGTTAAATCATAA
- a CDS encoding precorrin-2 dehydrogenase/sirohydrochlorin ferrochelatase family protein codes for MNQLFPIFVKLNQIDTLLVGGGKVALEKFQALISNDEGLKLTIVTREIIPEFKELLQNYTQIQLHIRPFRPDDLTDKQLVIVATNNMELNEQLRNLTRQNNILFNAADKPELCDFYLGSIVKKGDLKIAISTNGKSPTIAKRVKELLNDLLPEEIDETLSLMSAYREQLRGDFEYKVKQLNEHTKNILRYER; via the coding sequence ATGAACCAGCTATTTCCAATATTCGTCAAATTGAATCAAATTGACACCTTACTTGTTGGGGGCGGGAAAGTTGCATTGGAAAAATTTCAAGCTTTAATTTCCAATGATGAGGGATTAAAACTGACTATTGTGACTCGGGAAATCATCCCGGAATTTAAGGAGCTATTACAAAATTACACACAAATTCAGCTCCACATTCGTCCGTTTAGACCAGACGACCTTACGGACAAACAACTTGTCATTGTAGCAACCAATAACATGGAGCTCAACGAACAGCTGCGTAATTTAACCAGGCAAAATAACATACTGTTTAATGCCGCGGACAAACCCGAATTATGCGACTTCTACCTGGGGTCCATCGTAAAGAAAGGCGACTTGAAAATAGCTATTTCTACCAATGGCAAATCACCGACGATTGCCAAAAGGGTGAAGGAACTACTGAATGACTTGTTACCGGAGGAAATTGACGAAACACTTTCACTCATGAGTGCTTATCGAGAGCAGCTTCGAGGAGATTTTGAATACAAAGTAAAGCAGTTGAACGAGCATACAAAAAATATATTACGTTATGAACGTTAA
- the cobA gene encoding uroporphyrinogen-III C-methyltransferase: MSIKAKVTLVGAGPGDPDLISLKGIKAIEKADVILYDALVNDELLDYAQAECIKIYVGKRAEQISTSQDEINRLLVDYALNYGHVVRLKGGDPFVFGRGGEEIDYVQQYGIETTVVPGISSAIGLTGLQQLPLTYRGISESFWVITGSKSDGSLSTDLYLAAESKATVVVLMGYGKLAEIVEIYRQRNLHNLPIALIQNGSLPNEKVVLGTIDNILDESTEKRVGVPAIIVIGEVVAKHRSFQHIKEKALAL; this comes from the coding sequence ATGTCAATAAAAGCAAAAGTAACATTGGTAGGAGCAGGCCCCGGTGATCCGGATCTGATCAGCCTAAAGGGCATCAAAGCAATAGAAAAAGCAGATGTCATTTTATACGACGCCTTGGTGAATGATGAACTACTGGATTATGCACAGGCTGAATGCATCAAGATATATGTTGGAAAACGAGCCGAACAAATCTCTACTTCACAGGATGAAATCAATCGCCTTTTGGTGGATTATGCCTTAAACTATGGACATGTTGTACGTCTAAAAGGTGGTGATCCATTTGTTTTTGGCCGTGGTGGCGAAGAAATTGACTACGTACAGCAATATGGTATTGAAACTACCGTTGTGCCAGGTATTTCCTCCGCAATTGGACTTACCGGACTACAACAACTTCCATTAACTTACCGGGGAATCAGTGAGAGCTTTTGGGTCATCACAGGCTCCAAATCGGACGGTTCACTTTCAACAGATCTTTATCTGGCAGCAGAATCCAAGGCCACTGTCGTTGTCTTGATGGGCTACGGAAAATTGGCAGAGATCGTGGAAATCTACCGCCAAAGAAATCTTCATAATTTACCAATAGCCTTGATTCAAAATGGTTCATTGCCTAATGAAAAAGTTGTACTAGGCACTATCGATAATATTCTTGATGAATCAACAGAGAAAAGGGTCGGTGTCCCAGCGATTATTGTAATCGGCGAGGTCGTTGCCAAGCATCGTTCATTCCAACACATTAAAGAAAAAGCTTTAGCTTTATAG
- a CDS encoding HEPN domain-containing protein: protein MQSFRTELENPIVEKEIIELEKKIRLFHEGKIADEKFRSLRLARGVYGQRQPGVQMVRIKLPFGKVTFKQLNKIAAISDEYASRNLHLTTRQDIQIHYVSLDRTPELWSKLAEDDITLREACGNTVRNVTASPSSGIDPKEPFDVSPYAQATFEYFLRNPVCAEMGRKFKMSFSASDEDTAFSYIHDLGFIPKLKIVDGVEIRGFKVLLGGGLGSQPFLASVTSEFLPEDELIPYIEATLRVFDRYGERNNRNKARFKYLIQKLGLEEVLSLIEAEKIATKVKSYPIDRTKIEQPIPPDDNQLSTINLDSDLNYQVWKGTNTFEQKQKGYYGVYVRVSTGDIGTDKARALVAGLKDLVADDIRITQNQSLLLKYATEKSLPHIYQLLKSLDLAQVGFDSTADVTTCPGTDTCNLGISNSTEMARVIESYIAEFHQDFVFNRDLKIKISGCMNSCGQHGLAHIGFHGSSVKAEGKVVPAAQVMLGGGTIGNGEGRVAERIIKVPTKRVLHVVEWVLNDYKKNAEANENFHAYYDRQSKNYFYNLLKPLSDLTNLAEDEFVDWGHEGTFQTAIGVGECAGVVIDLVATLIYEAEEKLQWANETFQESKFSDAIYHAYNAFVQAAKALLLDKGISASTQNIVINEFQTHFVETGEYNFDQTFPELVLQISKNEPTEHFAINYLQEATKFINEVYQRKNLKPVLV, encoded by the coding sequence ATGCAAAGCTTCCGCACAGAATTAGAAAATCCTATCGTGGAGAAGGAAATTATAGAACTTGAAAAAAAGATTCGATTGTTCCACGAGGGCAAAATTGCCGACGAGAAATTTAGATCGTTGCGTTTGGCTAGGGGGGTATATGGACAAAGACAACCTGGAGTTCAAATGGTTCGTATAAAACTTCCATTTGGAAAGGTTACGTTTAAGCAATTGAACAAAATTGCAGCAATATCAGACGAATACGCAAGCCGTAATCTGCACCTGACCACACGTCAAGATATACAGATTCATTACGTTAGTCTTGACCGTACACCAGAACTTTGGTCCAAATTGGCTGAAGACGATATTACATTACGCGAAGCTTGTGGAAATACAGTCCGTAATGTCACCGCTTCCCCAAGCTCGGGAATCGATCCAAAGGAACCTTTTGATGTTTCGCCATATGCTCAGGCGACCTTTGAATATTTTTTGCGCAATCCAGTATGTGCGGAAATGGGACGAAAATTCAAAATGTCATTTTCTGCCAGTGATGAAGACACTGCGTTTTCCTATATTCATGACCTTGGTTTTATTCCAAAACTAAAAATTGTTGATGGTGTGGAAATTCGTGGTTTTAAAGTGTTATTGGGTGGGGGATTGGGATCTCAGCCTTTCTTAGCATCAGTGACAAGCGAGTTTTTACCAGAAGATGAATTGATCCCTTATATCGAAGCGACACTTCGTGTCTTTGATCGTTATGGTGAAAGAAATAACCGAAATAAAGCTCGATTCAAATACCTTATTCAGAAACTAGGGTTAGAGGAAGTGCTAAGTTTAATTGAAGCCGAGAAAATCGCCACGAAGGTGAAAAGCTATCCGATCGACCGAACCAAAATCGAACAGCCAATACCACCGGACGACAATCAGCTATCAACGATTAATCTAGATAGTGATCTAAACTATCAAGTTTGGAAGGGCACCAATACATTCGAACAAAAACAAAAAGGATATTACGGTGTCTATGTGCGGGTATCCACCGGTGATATAGGTACAGATAAAGCACGCGCGTTGGTTGCAGGTCTGAAGGATTTGGTCGCGGACGATATCCGTATCACACAAAACCAAAGCCTACTGCTAAAATACGCAACAGAAAAGTCACTGCCACATATTTATCAACTACTTAAATCGTTGGATCTAGCGCAGGTAGGTTTTGATAGTACTGCAGATGTAACAACTTGCCCTGGTACGGATACCTGTAATCTAGGCATCTCAAACAGTACTGAAATGGCGCGGGTTATCGAATCTTATATCGCCGAATTTCATCAGGATTTTGTCTTTAATCGGGATTTAAAAATAAAAATTTCGGGTTGTATGAATTCTTGTGGCCAACATGGTCTGGCACATATCGGCTTTCATGGTAGTTCGGTTAAAGCGGAGGGCAAAGTGGTCCCTGCAGCCCAAGTTATGCTTGGCGGCGGGACAATTGGTAATGGTGAAGGACGTGTTGCCGAGCGTATTATTAAAGTGCCGACAAAAAGAGTCTTGCATGTTGTAGAATGGGTGCTGAATGATTATAAAAAAAATGCTGAAGCAAATGAAAACTTCCATGCTTACTACGACAGACAAAGTAAAAATTACTTTTATAATCTTTTAAAGCCTCTATCGGATTTGACCAATCTTGCTGAGGACGAATTTGTCGACTGGGGACATGAAGGAACTTTCCAAACGGCAATCGGAGTTGGCGAGTGTGCAGGTGTCGTGATTGACTTGGTTGCTACGTTGATCTATGAGGCGGAAGAAAAGTTACAATGGGCAAATGAAACATTTCAGGAATCCAAATTCTCGGATGCGATTTATCACGCTTATAATGCCTTTGTACAAGCAGCAAAAGCCCTACTATTGGATAAAGGGATTAGCGCCAGCACACAAAATATCGTAATCAACGAATTCCAAACACATTTCGTGGAAACAGGTGAATATAATTTTGACCAAACGTTTCCAGAATTAGTTCTACAGATTAGTAAAAATGAACCAACGGAGCATTTTGCAATCAACTACCTTCAGGAAGCAACGAAGTTTATCAATGAAGTCTATCAACGGAAAAATTTAAAACCAGTATTGGTATAG